TACCGGTGGTTCAACTTCGGCATGGCGCCGCTCTCCGGGCTCGAGGACCGCAGCCTGGCGCCGCTCTGGAACAAGGTCGGCGCGTTCATCTACCTGCACGGCGGGCCGTTCTACAACTTCGTCGGGCTGCGCGCGTACAAGGAGAAGTTCGGGCCCGTCTGGAGCCCGCGCTACCTTGCGATCCACGGGGGCCTGAGCGCGCCGCGCGCCCTCGCCGACATCGCGGTGCTCGTCTCGGGCGGGGCCCGCGGCGTCGTCGCCAAGTGAGGCGCGCGGGGCGCTTTCCGTTTCGGGTCATTGCCGGGGGCGAACCGCGATCGCCCGGCCATTGGTGACATCACCCCATCGCAATTTTCCGGCGATCCCCTAGCTTCAGCGTGCGGAGGCCGGCGGGACCGGTGCTCCTCGGCTGCGAGGCGTCCCGCGCGGGGTTTCCGGAACCCGTTGAAGAAGGAGGCACGAAGATGTCCATTTCACGGCAACGTTGCACCGCAGTGCTCGCGACTGCGTTCGCGGCCGCTGCGCTGGCCCTGGCTACGCCGGCGCCCGTCCCCGCGGCTCCGAATGTTTACCAGATGCAGCCGCTCGTCTCGGACGTGTCCGGCCGCGCGCCGAACCTCGACCCGAACCTCGTCAATGCCTGGGGGCTGGCCTTCAACCCGTTCGGCTACGCCTGGGTGGCGGACAACGGCATGGGTTTCGCCACCTTGTACGACGGCGACGGCCACCCGCAGCCGCTCGTCGTGACGATCCCCGGCGGCAGCCCGACGGGCGTCGTCTTCAACGGCTCCGAGCAGTTCGTCGTCTCCGCCAACGCCCTCAGCGGACCCGCGCACTTCCTGTTTGCGACCGAAAACGGCACGATCGCCGGCTGGTCGCCCACTGTCGACGCCGCCAACGCCGTGCAGGTCGTGGACAGCGCGGCGGCCGGCGCGGTCTACAAGGGGCTGGCCATGGGCGCCAACGGCACGGAGGTCCTCCTCTACGCGACCGACTTCCACAACGGGCGGGTCGACGTCTTCAACGGGAGCTTCCAGCCGGTGGCGCTCGCCGGGACGTTCTCCGACCCGACGATCCCGGGTGGTTTCGCGCCGTTCGGGATCCAGAACATCCTCGGCAACCTCTACGTGACCTACGCCAGGCAGGACGCGGCACGGCACGACGACGTGGCCGGGCCCGGCCTGGGCTTCGTGAACGTCTTCGACACGAACGGGCGGCTGGTCCGCCGCTTCGCCCGGCGCGGCCAGCTGAACTCCCCGTGGGGACTGGCGCTGGCGCCGGCGGACTTTGGAAGGTTCAGCAACTGCCTGCTCGTCGGCAACTTCGGGGACGGGACCATCAACGCCTTCGACCCGGTGACCCGCACCTTCCGCGGCAAGCTGCGCACGGGTATGGGCAAGGCGCTGAAGATCGACGGCCTCTGGGGCCTCGCCTTCGGCAACGGGCTGGAGGGCCAGCCGGTGAACACGCTGTACTTCACCGCGGGACCGTCGCACGAGGCGCACGGACTCTACGGGCGGATCGTGAAGTAGCGCGCCGCGTCGCGGCCGGCCAGGACGAGCGGCCGATTACATAGGAGGGCGGGTTCCGGCGACGGGCCCGCCCTTCGCCTCGCGCGCCCCGGCGCGCGCAACACCACAAAGACCGCGCGCGGCGCGGCTCCAGGCCCTATATTCCGCTTGTCGCGCCGCTCATTTTCGGGCCCGTCCGGCGTCCGGAGACGGCGCAGCTCCAGGGAGGAGGAACGAAGATGCACCAGACATCTCGATCGCTCAGAACCGTTCTCGCCGCACTCCTGTCGGGCCTGATCTGCGCGACGGCCGGCGCGGCCGCCGAGCCCGCGACCTACCGGGTGCTCGCCGTCAACGACCTCGGTATGCACTGCTACGACTCCGACTTCGCGGTGTTCTCGATCCTGCCGTTGTTCAATACCGTCCGCGCGCAGGTGCTGCGGGTCGGGCCGGCGCCGACGCTGATCGGGTCGGGCGCCGCGACGTTCCGCTACAAGGCGCAGGCCGACGCCAGGGGCTCGATCAACACCACGAGCGTCGGCAAGACCAACTTCTGGACCTATCTGTCGCCGCTCTACGGGGTCAGCCGGCAGCCCGACGTGGGAATCCTCGGGGAGCGCATGCCGGGGCGGCTCAACGTGGCGCGGCCGTTCAACGAGTACGACGCCGCCTCCAGGACCTTCGTCGCCCACGGCATCCCGATCACCGCGATCGACGACGCCCGCCGGCGCAACCCCTACAACCTGATGCGGATCACCGCGTACAGCCGCGCCACGGGCCTGCCGCTGGCGTCCCTGCCCACGGTGCTGCCCGCCTCGGACGAGATGGCCTGCGGGAACTGCCACCTCACCGGCAGGCAGGCGGCCGTGGACCCGGCGGTCACCTGGAGCACGGACCTCAGCCCCACGCGCCAATACAAGAAGAACATCCTCCTGCTGCACGACCTGCGGATGGGAACGGGCCTCTATGCGAGCCAGCCGGTGCTCTGTGACCGCTGCCACTATTCGCTGGCGCTCGATCTGGCCGGCACGGGGCCGACCGGGGACCAGGTAGGCAAGCCGTACCTCTCGCGCGCGGTGCACAGCTTCCACGGGACGCGGATCCCCCAGGACCCGAGCGGCACCGGCACCTGTTTTCTCTGCCACCCCGGCCGCACGACCCAGTGCCTGCGCGGCGCCATGAGCACGGCCGGCATCGGCTGCGTCGGCTGTCACGGCACGATGACCGCGGTCGGGCTCGACACGCGCTCGCCGTGGGCGCAGGAGCCTCGGTGCGACTCCTGTCACACCGGGGATGCGCTGGCGAACTTCGACGGCAGCATCATCCGGCGCACCGCCTACTCTGACAGTCCGGACGTCGCCACGCCGATCGTGGCGACCAACACCCGGTTCGCGGTGCCGCCCGCCTCCCTCTACCGCATGAGCCAGGGGCACGGCGGCGTGGCCTGCGCCGGCTGCCACGGCAGCCCGCACGCCGAGTGGCCGAGCCGCGAGGCCAATGACAACCGCGCCGCCCTGGCCCTCCAGGGACACCGCGGGCAGATCGTCGAGTGCGGGACCTGCCACGGGACGGGGCTCTCCCTGACCCTCGCCGGCCCCCACGGGATGCACAACGTCAACAGCCAGGCGTGGGTCAACGGTCACGAGGCCATCGCGCCGGCCAACCTGGACGCTTGCAGGGCCTGCCACGGGGCCAGCGGCGAGGGAACCGTCATCTCCCGGGCCCAGGCCGAACGCACCTTCGTCGTGGAGGACGTCGGGACCGTGCGCATCTACCGGGGCACGAAGATCGGCTGCGGCAACTGCCACGCCAACCCGCTTCTCGGCGGGGGCGCCTGATCCACCCGTAGGACGGTCCGCGCCGGCGCGGACGGCGAGAGCTCGTGCGGCTCCCCGCCCGCGCCGGCGGCCGAACCGAAAGAGACTCTACTTGCCGGCGGAGGCGACGAAAGAGGCGAGGTGGTCCATGAGGCGCTTTGCCTCGACGGGCACGACCATCGGCTTGCCGGCGACAACCTCGGCGGCGCTGGCGAAGCCCTTGCCGTAGTACGCCTCGTCCGAAGCCTCGTCGATCCGCAGGGCTGCGCCGTCGATGGCGAGACCGGCGAAGAAGCCGCGGCTCCGCGAGTAGGAATAGATCTCCGCCTTCAGCTGGACGTCGGTCGCGGCCTGCGCCTCCCTGCCCACAGGGCCCGCGGCGATGCTGGCGTTCGCGCCGAGCGTGAACTTCCCCTTCAGGATCCCCTCGACGCTGCGGGCGTGCTTGAAGATGAGGACCACGTCGGTGGACTCGGCGCCCGCCTGCCAGCCGATGCTTCCCCCGGCGATGCTCACGAACACCGGCGGGGCCCAGCCGCCGTCCTTCCCGCGGACGAGCAGAACGCCGGCGCCGTATTCGCCGCCGACGACGAACCCCGCCTTGAGGACGCCGGGAATGATCGCGACCCCGGCGGCGTCCTTCACGAGCGCGGGCGCGAGCCCCTTCTCGGGTATCGTGGTGATGTCCTTGAGGACTGCGATCGAGTCCTCGACCTTCCCCGCGGGCGAGGCCGCCGCGGGCGCCGGGGCGAGGGCAAGACCTGCGATGAGGGCCACAAGCATCGACACAACGATCCAGCGTTTCACGTTCGTTCCCTCCTTCTGCGGACTTCCGTTGCACTGGTCCCCTCGCCGGTGACGGCGGAACGAGAGACAGTTCCTCCCGCGCTGGAGCGCCTGTCGAGGGGGGTGATCAGCCTGCCTGTCGGGAAGATAGGGCCCGGGACGCCGCGTTTCAACCGCCCACTCCCCCGGGGGGCGACGAAGCGTTGACGGGGCACCGTGCGGGAACCATATTCCCAGCAATCCCCGCGACGGCACCGCTGGTGCCCGACGCCGCGCGCCACACTCGAGCGAAGAAGGAGTCCGCCAATGAAACTCACGTTCACCAGAAGCATCGTCCCTCTCTGCGTCGGGGCCGCAGGCGCGGTCCTGCTGGTTTTCGCGTGCCATGCCGCGGATGGCGTCGCACCGGCCCAGCCGCAGCCCCCGCCGCCGAGCGCCGAGGCGACGGCGCCCGCGCGTGCCCTTGGCGACGCGCTCGCCGCGGTCGCCGAGTACGTCAGACCCGCGGTCGTCAGCGTCTACTCCGAGAAGATCCTCAAGGTCAGACAGCCGGACTTCGGCCTCCCGTTCGATGACGAATTCCTTCGCCGCTTCTTCGGCGAGCAGGGCCCCTCGCCGCACGGCGGGGGCCGCGAGTTCAAGGTCCCGCAGCGCGGCATGGGCTCGGGCATGATCATCGACCGCGAGGGGCACATCCTGACCAACAACCACGTGGTCGCGGATGTCGACGAGCTGAAGGTGCAGCTTGCGGACAAGCGGCAGTTCGTCGCGAAGGTCGTCTCGGTCGACCCCAAGACGGACGTCGCCGTGATCCGCCTCCAGGGGCCGCTGCCCGCAAACCTGCCCACGGTGCAGCTCGGCGACTCGGACGCGCTGCGCGTGGGCGAGCTGGTGATGGCAATCGGCGCACCGTTCGGCCTGACGCAGACGGTGACCTCCGGGATCATCAGCGCCCGCGGCCGCTCGGATGTCGGCGTCGCCAGTTACGAGGACTTCCTGCAGACCGACACCGCGATCAACCCGGGCAACTCCGGCGGTCCGCTGGTCAACATGCGCGGCGAGGTCATCGGCATGAACAGCGCGATCGCCGGCAGCGCCGGTCAGTTCGCCGGCGTCGGCTTCGCCATCCCGGCCAACATGATCAAGACCATCCTGCCCACGCTGACGCGCGGCGGCAGGGTCACCCGAGGCCAGATCGGCGTGGTCATCCAGGACCTCTCCAAGGACCTTGCCGAGCAGTTCGGCCTCGGCGACACCGCCGGGGCGCTGGTCTCGCAGGTCGTGAAAGGCTCGCCCGCCGAGCGCGGCGGCGTGGAGGTCGGCGACGTCATCGTGCGCGTCGACGGCAGGCCGGTCACCGACACGAGGAGCCTGCGCAACACGGTGGCCGCGACCGCGCCGGGGACCCGGATCAAGCTCGAGGTGCTGCGGGGGAAGCGCGAGCACACCCTCTCGGTCACGGTGGAGGCGCAGCCGGCCGAGGCGACCGCGAGCGCCTCGCGCCCCGGCGAGAAGGGCGAGGACCCGCTCGACAAGCTCGGGCTCGAAGTCCAGACCCTCACGGCGGAAATGGCGCAGCAGCTCGGTCTCAAGGACACCCGGGGCGTGCTCGTCACCGACGTCGCGGAGGGAAGTCCCGCCGCGCAGGCGAACCTGCAGCAGGGAGACGTGATCATCGAGGCGAACCGCACGAGGGTCGCGGACGTCGAGGCGCTGCGCCGGCTGCTCCGGGGGGAGCCAGGCAAGGGGATCCTCCTGCTGATCCACCGGCAGGGGACGAGCGTGTTCGTGGTGCTGCGCCAGCCCTAGG
This DNA window, taken from bacterium, encodes the following:
- a CDS encoding cytochrome C — protein: MHQTSRSLRTVLAALLSGLICATAGAAAEPATYRVLAVNDLGMHCYDSDFAVFSILPLFNTVRAQVLRVGPAPTLIGSGAATFRYKAQADARGSINTTSVGKTNFWTYLSPLYGVSRQPDVGILGERMPGRLNVARPFNEYDAASRTFVAHGIPITAIDDARRRNPYNLMRITAYSRATGLPLASLPTVLPASDEMACGNCHLTGRQAAVDPAVTWSTDLSPTRQYKKNILLLHDLRMGTGLYASQPVLCDRCHYSLALDLAGTGPTGDQVGKPYLSRAVHSFHGTRIPQDPSGTGTCFLCHPGRTTQCLRGAMSTAGIGCVGCHGTMTAVGLDTRSPWAQEPRCDSCHTGDALANFDGSIIRRTAYSDSPDVATPIVATNTRFAVPPASLYRMSQGHGGVACAGCHGSPHAEWPSREANDNRAALALQGHRGQIVECGTCHGTGLSLTLAGPHGMHNVNSQAWVNGHEAIAPANLDACRACHGASGEGTVISRAQAERTFVVEDVGTVRIYRGTKIGCGNCHANPLLGGGA
- a CDS encoding TIGR03118 family protein, with translation MQPLVSDVSGRAPNLDPNLVNAWGLAFNPFGYAWVADNGMGFATLYDGDGHPQPLVVTIPGGSPTGVVFNGSEQFVVSANALSGPAHFLFATENGTIAGWSPTVDAANAVQVVDSAAAGAVYKGLAMGANGTEVLLYATDFHNGRVDVFNGSFQPVALAGTFSDPTIPGGFAPFGIQNILGNLYVTYARQDAARHDDVAGPGLGFVNVFDTNGRLVRRFARRGQLNSPWGLALAPADFGRFSNCLLVGNFGDGTINAFDPVTRTFRGKLRTGMGKALKIDGLWGLAFGNGLEGQPVNTLYFTAGPSHEAHGLYGRIVK
- a CDS encoding DegQ family serine endoprotease, translated to MKLTFTRSIVPLCVGAAGAVLLVFACHAADGVAPAQPQPPPPSAEATAPARALGDALAAVAEYVRPAVVSVYSEKILKVRQPDFGLPFDDEFLRRFFGEQGPSPHGGGREFKVPQRGMGSGMIIDREGHILTNNHVVADVDELKVQLADKRQFVAKVVSVDPKTDVAVIRLQGPLPANLPTVQLGDSDALRVGELVMAIGAPFGLTQTVTSGIISARGRSDVGVASYEDFLQTDTAINPGNSGGPLVNMRGEVIGMNSAIAGSAGQFAGVGFAIPANMIKTILPTLTRGGRVTRGQIGVVIQDLSKDLAEQFGLGDTAGALVSQVVKGSPAERGGVEVGDVIVRVDGRPVTDTRSLRNTVAATAPGTRIKLEVLRGKREHTLSVTVEAQPAEATASASRPGEKGEDPLDKLGLEVQTLTAEMAQQLGLKDTRGVLVTDVAEGSPAAQANLQQGDVIIEANRTRVADVEALRRLLRGEPGKGILLLIHRQGTSVFVVLRQP
- a CDS encoding lipid-binding SYLF domain-containing protein; amino-acid sequence: MKRWIVVSMLVALIAGLALAPAPAAASPAGKVEDSIAVLKDITTIPEKGLAPALVKDAAGVAIIPGVLKAGFVVGGEYGAGVLLVRGKDGGWAPPVFVSIAGGSIGWQAGAESTDVVLIFKHARSVEGILKGKFTLGANASIAAGPVGREAQAATDVQLKAEIYSYSRSRGFFAGLAIDGAALRIDEASDEAYYGKGFASAAEVVAGKPMVVPVEAKRLMDHLASFVASAGK